The Methylomagnum ishizawai genome has a window encoding:
- the leuB gene encoding 3-isopropylmalate dehydrogenase produces the protein MTQKIAVLPGDGIGPEIVAEALKVLDCLNQDFGLALETEEALIGGAAYDAHGTPFPEATLALARAADSVLLGAVGGPKWEPLDYSLRPERGLLGLRAELELFANLRPALLYPQLEAASTLRPEVVSGLDIVIIRELTGGIYFGKPRGRRVNDNGEREGFNTLIYSESEIRRIAHIGFQTAQKRDKRLCSVDKANVLECTELWREVMIEVGKEYPDVALSHMYVDNAAMQLVRAPKQFDVMVTDNMFGDILSDCAAMLTGSIGMLPSASLDKNGKGMYEPIHGSAPDISGKGVANPIATVLSLAMMLRYSFDDAASADRIEQAVTAALDAGYRTADIHSEGTRKVGTAEMGDAIVAALRASR, from the coding sequence ATGACCCAGAAAATCGCAGTATTGCCGGGCGACGGCATTGGACCCGAAATCGTCGCCGAAGCCCTCAAAGTCCTCGACTGCCTGAACCAGGACTTCGGCCTCGCCCTCGAAACCGAGGAAGCCTTGATCGGCGGCGCGGCCTACGATGCCCACGGCACGCCCTTCCCTGAGGCCACCCTGGCCCTGGCCCGCGCCGCCGATTCGGTGTTGCTGGGCGCGGTCGGCGGTCCGAAATGGGAACCCCTGGATTATTCGCTGCGCCCGGAACGCGGCCTGTTGGGTCTCCGCGCCGAACTGGAACTGTTCGCCAACCTGCGCCCGGCCCTCCTCTATCCGCAATTGGAAGCGGCGTCCACCCTGCGCCCGGAAGTGGTGTCGGGCCTCGACATCGTCATCATCCGCGAACTGACCGGTGGTATTTATTTCGGCAAGCCGCGCGGCCGCCGCGTCAATGACAACGGCGAACGCGAAGGTTTCAACACCCTGATCTACAGCGAATCGGAAATCCGCCGCATCGCCCACATCGGTTTCCAAACCGCCCAGAAGCGCGATAAGCGCCTGTGTTCGGTGGACAAGGCCAATGTGCTGGAATGCACCGAGCTGTGGCGCGAAGTCATGATCGAGGTCGGGAAGGAATATCCCGATGTGGCCTTGTCCCATATGTATGTGGATAACGCCGCCATGCAGTTGGTCCGCGCCCCCAAGCAATTCGACGTGATGGTGACCGACAACATGTTCGGCGACATCCTGTCCGATTGCGCCGCGATGCTGACCGGTTCCATCGGCATGCTGCCCTCGGCCTCGCTGGACAAGAACGGCAAGGGCATGTACGAGCCGATCCACGGTTCCGCGCCGGATATTTCCGGCAAGGGTGTCGCCAACCCCATCGCCACCGTGCTGTCCCTGGCGATGATGCTGCGTTATAGCTTCGACGACGCCGCTTCCGCCGACCGCATCGAACAGGCCGTCACCGCCGCCCTGGACGCGGGCTACCGCACCGCCGACATCCACTCGGAAGGCACCCGCAAGGTCGGCACCGCCGAAATGGGCGACGCCATCGTCGCGGCCCTGCGGGCATCCCGCTGA
- a CDS encoding aspartate-semialdehyde dehydrogenase: protein MSKTYNVAVLGATGAVGEALFSILEERDFPVNNVYALASERSAGKQVEFKGQTLTVQDVAGFDFSLADIGLFSAGASVSEIYAPKAAAAGCVVIDNTSQFRYDDDIPLVVPEVNPEAIAQYKTRGIIANPNCSTIQMLVALKPIHDAVGIERINVCTYQAVSGTGKEAIEELASQTAALLNGKPISPEVYPKQIAFNVLPQIDVFLDNGYTKEEMKMVWETRKIMGDDRIQVNPTTVRVPVFYGHSEAVHIETREKISAERALELLRSAEGVTVLDERKPGGYPTAVTEAAGQDPVYVGRVREDISHPRGLNLWVVADNVRKGAALNSVQIAEILAKTYI, encoded by the coding sequence ATGAGCAAAACCTACAATGTCGCCGTCCTGGGCGCGACCGGCGCGGTCGGCGAAGCCCTGTTCTCCATCCTGGAGGAACGCGATTTCCCGGTGAACAACGTCTACGCCCTCGCCAGCGAACGCTCGGCGGGCAAGCAGGTGGAATTCAAAGGCCAAACCCTGACCGTGCAGGACGTGGCCGGTTTTGATTTCTCGCTGGCCGATATCGGGCTGTTCTCGGCGGGCGCGTCGGTCTCGGAAATCTACGCGCCCAAGGCGGCGGCGGCGGGTTGCGTGGTCATCGACAACACCTCGCAATTCCGCTACGACGACGACATCCCCCTCGTGGTGCCGGAAGTCAACCCGGAAGCCATCGCCCAGTACAAAACCCGCGGCATCATCGCCAACCCCAATTGCTCGACCATCCAGATGCTGGTGGCCTTGAAACCCATCCACGACGCGGTGGGCATCGAGCGCATCAACGTCTGCACCTACCAGGCGGTGTCGGGCACCGGCAAGGAAGCCATCGAGGAACTGGCGTCGCAGACGGCGGCCCTGCTCAACGGCAAGCCGATCAGCCCCGAGGTCTATCCCAAGCAGATCGCCTTCAACGTGCTGCCGCAGATCGACGTGTTCCTCGACAACGGCTACACCAAGGAAGAAATGAAGATGGTGTGGGAAACCCGCAAGATCATGGGCGACGACCGCATCCAGGTGAATCCCACCACGGTGCGGGTACCGGTGTTCTACGGCCACTCGGAGGCGGTACACATCGAGACCCGCGAAAAAATCAGCGCCGAGCGGGCGCTGGAACTTTTGCGAAGTGCGGAAGGCGTCACAGTTTTGGACGAACGCAAACCGGGAGGATACCCGACGGCGGTTACAGAAGCCGCCGGACAAGACCCTGTTTATGTGGGCCGGGTGCGCGAGGATATCTCCCATCCCAGGGGTTTGAACCTCTGGGTGGTGGCCGATAATGTCCGCAAAGGGGCCGCGCTCAATAGCGTCCAAATTGCCGAAATTTTGGCAAAAACCTACATCTAG